A part of Aegilops tauschii subsp. strangulata cultivar AL8/78 chromosome 2, Aet v6.0, whole genome shotgun sequence genomic DNA contains:
- the LOC109738973 gene encoding uncharacterized protein isoform X1, with translation MFERLSHPAVMTSRGATQRLERKSWKTSASNQMASVKQEEANTTSDISGSQITHDELCRKHNKPFEYIHCPHEASSTRKFKGKKIHLKPGKYILCGEPGIDHLDEFSRHIVWGNTVKLYNHNVLRL, from the exons ATGTTTGAGAG GTTATCACACCCCGCAGTCATGACGTCGCGCGGAGCGACGCAGAGACTGGAACGGAAGTCATGGAAGACGTCGGCCAGCAATCAG ATGGCATCAGTTAAACAAGAGGAGGCAAACACAACCAGTGATATCAGCGGTAGCCAAATTACCCATG ACGAACTGTGTCGGAAGCACAACAAGCCATTCGAGTATATTCATTGCCCACACGAAGCAAGCTCAACCCGAAAGTTCAAAGGCAAGAAAATCCATCTAAAGCCTGGAAAGTACATTCTCTGTG GTGAGCCTGGCATCGACCACTTAGATGAGTTTAGTCGCCACATTGTGTGGGGCAACACAGTTAAGCTCTACAATCATAATGTTCTTAGACTGTGA
- the LOC109738973 gene encoding uncharacterized protein isoform X2, with protein MTSRGATQRLERKSWKTSASNQMASVKQEEANTTSDISGSQITHDELCRKHNKPFEYIHCPHEASSTRKFKGKKIHLKPGKYILCGEPGIDHLDEFSRHIVWGNTVKLYNHNVLRL; from the exons ATGACGTCGCGCGGAGCGACGCAGAGACTGGAACGGAAGTCATGGAAGACGTCGGCCAGCAATCAG ATGGCATCAGTTAAACAAGAGGAGGCAAACACAACCAGTGATATCAGCGGTAGCCAAATTACCCATG ACGAACTGTGTCGGAAGCACAACAAGCCATTCGAGTATATTCATTGCCCACACGAAGCAAGCTCAACCCGAAAGTTCAAAGGCAAGAAAATCCATCTAAAGCCTGGAAAGTACATTCTCTGTG GTGAGCCTGGCATCGACCACTTAGATGAGTTTAGTCGCCACATTGTGTGGGGCAACACAGTTAAGCTCTACAATCATAATGTTCTTAGACTGTGA
- the LOC109738937 gene encoding uncharacterized protein, with translation MAPLSSSKDKFFEKVINPYLPEVMKHPQEIEMHEGVLHIRDVQWPKKTGSEKARLVAVEQEMLKCQGMVERGLIASHSMITKFNREHKLARQEEIGDTIFKLNDRIAFLLAQIYDFQN, from the coding sequence atggcGCCTCTAAGCTcgtccaaggacaagttctttgagaaggtcatcaacccttatCTTCCAGAGGTGATGAAACACCCTCAGGAGATCGAGATGCATGAGGGAGTACTTCACATCCGGGATGTTCAATGGCCTAAGAAGACCGGAAGCGAGAAGGCCAGGCTGGTAGCGGTGGAGCAGGAGATGTtaaagtgccaggggatggtggagcgtggactcatCGCTAGCCACTCCATGATCACGAAATTCAACCGTGAGCACAAGTTGGCCAGGCAGGAGGAGATCGGAGACACCATCTTCAAGCTCAATGACAGGATCGCTTTCCTTCTGGCCCAAATCTATGATTTCCAAAATTAG